One window from the genome of Eucalyptus grandis isolate ANBG69807.140 chromosome 7, ASM1654582v1, whole genome shotgun sequence encodes:
- the LOC104454006 gene encoding ATP-dependent Clp protease proteolytic subunit 2, mitochondrial isoform X2, translating to MAMAMLKRGSISTSRLLSSAAGRGPAAAAAAALGPAGAAAAAAARRSYSLIPMVIEHSSRGERAYDIFSRLLKERIVCINGPISDDTAHVVVAQLLFLESENPSKPIHMYLNSPAACSVAGLAIYDTMQYIKSPINTICLGQAASMGSLLLSAGAKGERRSLPNATIMIHQPSGGYSGQAKDMTIHTKQIIRVWDSLNALYAKHTGQSVDVIQKNMDRDYFMTPGEAKEFGIIDEVIDQRPMALVTDAVGQEGKDKDKSSS from the exons ATGGCAATGGCGATGCTGAAGCGGGGCTCGATCTCGACCTCGAGACtcctctcctccgccgccggGAGGGGCCccgccgccgcggcggcggcagcCCTAGGACCGgcgggcgcggcggcggcggcggcggctcgccGGAGCTACAGCTTGATACCGATGGTGATCGAGCACTCGTCGCGGGGCGAGCGGGCGTACGACATCTTCTCCCGCCTCCTCAAGGAGCGCATCGTCTGCATCAACGGCCCCATCTCCGACGACACCGCCCACGTCGTCGTCGCCCAGCTCCTCTTCCTCGAGTCCGAGAACCCTTCCAAGCCCATCCACATGTACCTCAACTCCCCGGCGGC CTGCTCTGTTGCAGGTCTTGCAATTTATGATACCATGCAGTATATTAAATCTCCTATCAATACTATTTGTTTGGGTCAAGCTGCATCCATGGGTTCTCTCCTTCTATCTGCCGGTGCCAAGGGCGAGAGACGGTCTCTGCCAAATGCAACTATTATGATTCATCAGCCTTCTGGCGGCTATAGTGGCCAGGCTAAGGATATGACAATTCACACTAAGCAAATAATTCGGGTTTGGGACTCACTAAATGCGCTGTATGCTAAACATACTGGACAATCAGTTGATGTTATTCAGAAGAATATGGACAGAGATTATTTTATGACCCCAGGAGAGGCAAAGGAGTTCGGGATCATTGACGAAGTTATTGATCAGAGACCAATGGCTTTGGTGACAGATGCTGTTGGCCAAGAaggcaaagacaaagataaaAGCTCAAGCTAG
- the LOC104454006 gene encoding ATP-dependent Clp protease proteolytic subunit 2, mitochondrial isoform X1: protein MAMAMLKRGSISTSRLLSSAAGRGPAAAAAAALGPAGAAAAAAARRSYSLIPMVIEHSSRGERAYDIFSRLLKERIVCINGPISDDTAHVVVAQLLFLESENPSKPIHMYLNSPAAPSPQVLQFMIPCSILNLLSILFVWVKLHPWVLSFYLPVPRARDGLCQMQLL from the exons ATGGCAATGGCGATGCTGAAGCGGGGCTCGATCTCGACCTCGAGACtcctctcctccgccgccggGAGGGGCCccgccgccgcggcggcggcagcCCTAGGACCGgcgggcgcggcggcggcggcggcggctcgccGGAGCTACAGCTTGATACCGATGGTGATCGAGCACTCGTCGCGGGGCGAGCGGGCGTACGACATCTTCTCCCGCCTCCTCAAGGAGCGCATCGTCTGCATCAACGGCCCCATCTCCGACGACACCGCCCACGTCGTCGTCGCCCAGCTCCTCTTCCTCGAGTCCGAGAACCCTTCCAAGCCCATCCACATGTACCTCAACTCCCCGGCGGCGCCGTCACCGCAG GTCTTGCAATTTATGATACCATGCAGTATATTAAATCTCCTATCAATACTATTTGTTTGGGTCAAGCTGCATCCATGGGTTCTCTCCTTCTATCTGCCGGTGCCAAGGGCGAGAGACGGTCTCTGCCAAATGCAACTATTATGA
- the LOC104454005 gene encoding exosome complex component RRP42, whose translation MNGLSLGEKLFVQGGIAQDLRSDGRKRLTYRPIYVETGVIPQANGSARVRMGGTDVIASVKAEIGRPSPLQPNKGKVSIYVDCSPTAAPVFEGRGAEELSTELSVALQRCLLGGKSGAGAGIDLSSLIVVEGKVCWDLYIDGLVVSSDGNLLDALGAAIKAALSNTGIPRVHVAAEASGEDQPELDISDEEFLQFDTSGVPVIVTLTKVGRHYIVDATLDEESEMSSALSVSINRKGLICGLTKRGGAGLDPSVILDMISVAKHVSEQLTDRLDSEISAAEAVEEE comes from the exons ATGAATGGTTTATCTCTTGGAGAAAAGCTATTCGTACAGGGGGGCATTGCACAGGACCTTCGCTCCGATGGCCGGAAGCGACTAACTTACCGACCCATATATGTCGAAACCGGGGTCATTCCTCAG GCCAATGGCTCGGCCAGAGTTAGAATGGGTGGAACTGATGTCATTGCCAGTGTGAAG GCCGAAATTGGAAGACCAAGTCCACTACAACCCAACAAAGGGAAGGTTTCCATATATGTTGATTGCAGCCCAACTGCCGCTCCAGTGTTTGAG GGTAGAGGGGCTGAGGAGTTGTCAACAGAACTCTCAGTTGCTCTCCAGCGATGTCTTTTGGGTGGGAAAAGTGGAGCAG GTGCTGGAATTGATTTGTCATCTCTTATAGTTGTGGAAGGAAAAGTCTGTTGGGATCTGTATATCGACGGTCTTGTCGTTAGTTCAGATGGGAATCTCCTAGATGCTCTTGGTGCTGCCATCAAG GCTGCTTTGAGCAACACTGGCATCCCCAGAGTTCACGTTGCAGCGGAAGCATCTGGTGAGGATCAACCTGAACTTGACATCAGTGACGAAGAATTCTTACAATTCGATACATCTGGGGTTCCTGTCATTGTTACATTAACAAAG GTGGGCAGGCATTATATCGTAGATGCAACTTTGGACGAAGAATCAGAGATGAGCTCTGCTCTTTCTGTTTCCATCAACAGGAAAGGGTTGATATGTGGTCTTACCAAGCGGGGAGGTGCGGGTTTGGATCCAAGTGTCATACTTGATATGATATCTGTGGCTAAGCATGTGAGCGAACAGCTAACTGATCGGTTAGATTCCGAGATATCTGCCGCTGAAGCTGTCGAAGAAGAATGA
- the LOC104454007 gene encoding 60S ribosomal protein L44, with the protein MVNVPKTKKTYCKSKECRKHTLHKVTQYKKGKDSLAAQGKRRYDRKQSGYGGQTKPVFHKKAKTTKKIVLRLQCQGCKHVSQHPIKRCKHFEIGGDKKGKGTSLF; encoded by the exons ATG GTGAACGTTCCTAAGACGAAGAAGACATACTGCAAGAGCAAGGAGTGCAGGAAGCACACCTTGCATAAGGTTACCCAATACAAGAAGGGGAAGGACAGCCTCGCTGCCCAGGGCAAGCGGCGTTATGATCGCAAACAATCAGGGTATGGTGGCCAGACCAAGCCTGTGTTCCACAAGAAG GCAAAAACCACCAAGAAGATTGTGCTGAGGCTTCAATGCCAGGGTTGCAAGCACGTCTCGCAGCACCCTATCAAG AGGTGCAAGCATTTTGAGATCGGTGGAGACAAGAAAGGGAAGGGAACATCTCTGTTCTAG